A section of the Bacteroidales bacterium genome encodes:
- a CDS encoding methionine aminotransferase: MITSKLPDTGTTIFAVMSKMAKDYNAIDLSRGYPEFNCSTELIELVNKHMRNGHNQYAPVEGIISLREIISQKTEELYSLKYDAEKEITITSGATQAIFTAISAFVGEEDEVIILEPAYDCYVPAIEIHRGVPVFVQLKSPDYKIDWEEVQKLVNQKTRMIIINSPHNPTGTILNSHDLEKLKKIVLGTNIIILSDEVYEHIIFDGYEHQSIARFPQLAERSIIISSFGKTFHITGWRIGYCVAPKNLMSEFRKVHQFLMYTVNTPIQYALSEYLKNKNEYLKLGNFFAEKRNYFISLIKDSKFIIRPSEGTYFQLLDYSKISDEKDMDFSIRLIKEFGIASIPVSSFFHDKIDEKILRFCFAKENNTLEKAAEKLLQIGK, translated from the coding sequence ATGATTACATCAAAATTGCCTGATACAGGTACAACTATTTTTGCTGTAATGTCGAAAATGGCAAAAGATTATAATGCCATTGATTTATCAAGAGGATATCCCGAATTTAATTGCTCAACGGAACTTATTGAACTGGTAAATAAGCACATGAGAAATGGGCATAATCAATATGCTCCTGTTGAAGGAATTATCTCGTTAAGAGAAATTATTTCTCAAAAAACCGAAGAATTATATTCATTAAAATATGATGCCGAAAAAGAAATAACAATTACAAGCGGCGCAACCCAAGCAATTTTTACTGCAATTTCAGCTTTTGTAGGCGAAGAAGATGAGGTAATTATTCTTGAACCTGCTTACGATTGTTATGTCCCTGCAATTGAAATTCACAGAGGTGTTCCTGTTTTTGTGCAGCTTAAATCTCCTGACTATAAAATTGACTGGGAAGAAGTACAAAAATTAGTCAACCAAAAGACAAGGATGATTATTATAAATTCTCCGCATAATCCTACAGGAACAATTTTAAATTCGCATGACCTTGAAAAGCTAAAAAAAATAGTATTAGGCACAAATATTATAATTCTTAGTGATGAAGTTTATGAACATATTATTTTTGATGGTTATGAACATCAAAGTATAGCCCGTTTTCCTCAACTTGCAGAACGTTCAATAATTATTTCTTCGTTTGGTAAAACATTTCATATTACAGGATGGAGAATTGGTTATTGTGTTGCTCCAAAAAACTTAATGAGTGAATTCAGAAAAGTTCATCAGTTTTTAATGTACACTGTTAATACTCCTATTCAGTATGCTCTATCTGAATATCTTAAAAATAAAAATGAGTATTTAAAATTAGGTAATTTTTTTGCTGAAAAACGTAATTATTTCATTAGCCTGATAAAAGATTCAAAATTCATAATACGCCCCTCGGAAGGCACTTATTTTCAATTGCTTGATTACAGTAAAATATCTGATGAAAAAGACATGGATTTTTCAATCCGTTTAATAAAAGAATTTGGTATAGCATCAATTCCTGTTTCTTCATTTTTCCATGATAAGATTGATGAAAAAATCCTCAGATTTTGTTTTGCAAAAGAAAACAACACCTTGGAAAAAGCCGCAGAAAAACTGCTACAAATAGGAAAATAG
- the recO gene encoding DNA repair protein RecO yields the protein MLQKTKGIILNSIKYSDSSIITNIYTENFGRQSYIVSGTHNKKSKTKINIFQPLFILNLDVYYKPSREIQRIKEAKIFSPLKTIPYDIVKSSTTIFLSEILSKVLYEQTPNKDLFEFLINSIKIFDTIENGKSNFHLLFLLKLSKHLGFEPNIDDSINSRFFDLVEGKLVDFKPAHNHHISEKHHNTFRELLNKKYENLHDIKLNNHTRRYFLEKIVEYYKIHIPGIKEIKSLEVLNSLFNT from the coding sequence CCAAAAGACCAAAGGCATTATATTAAATTCAATAAAATATTCCGATTCAAGTATTATAACAAATATTTATACTGAAAATTTTGGAAGGCAAAGCTATATTGTATCAGGAACACATAACAAAAAGTCAAAAACTAAAATCAATATTTTTCAGCCCTTATTCATTTTAAACCTTGATGTGTATTATAAGCCATCAAGGGAAATACAGCGTATTAAAGAGGCAAAAATTTTTTCACCTTTAAAAACAATTCCATACGATATTGTTAAAAGCTCAACAACTATATTTCTTTCTGAAATATTATCAAAAGTATTATATGAACAAACTCCCAACAAAGACCTTTTTGAGTTTTTAATTAATTCTATTAAAATATTTGATACAATTGAAAACGGGAAATCAAATTTTCATCTTTTATTCTTATTAAAGCTTTCAAAACACCTTGGTTTTGAACCAAATATTGATGATTCTATAAATAGTCGGTTTTTTGATTTAGTAGAAGGAAAACTTGTTGATTTTAAACCCGCACATAATCATCACATTTCAGAAAAACACCATAATACTTTCAGGGAATTATTAAATAAAAAATATGAAAATTTACATGATATAAAATTAAATAATCATACACGAAGATATTTTTTAGAAAAGATAGTTGAATACTATAAAATACATATCCCAGGTATTAAAGAAATTAAATCACTCGAAGTATTAAATTCCTTGTTTAATACATAA